CTTTCAGTTCCGTTCGAACCTAATTATTGAGTGCATTTCGAGCATCCGGACGCTCAATTTCGACTGTCGCGACCCCATCAGCGTGCTCGCCAATCTCGACAGAGAGCATATCGTACTGGTCTTCGAGTTCACTCATCAGGACCACCCCAGTTGCCACTCGTGCCGACACGTTTTCCGTCCTCCCAGATATAATAACCCTCACCGGTCTTCTTCCCGAGATTGCCAGCCCGGACCTTCCGTCGCAGTGACTGAGGTGGTTTAAATCGCTCGCCGAGTTCCCTTCGAAGGTGTTCTGCGATGTGTAGGCGGACGTCAAGTCCGACATGGTCACCGAGTTCGATCGGCCCCATTGGATACCCATACCCAAGTTTCATTGCTTCATCGATGTCTGCTGGGCTTGCAACTCCCTCCTCAACCATTCGAATCGCCTCGAGTCCAGTCACGAGGCCGAGACGCGAGGTCGCAAAGCCGGCTGTGTCGCGGACGACGACATCCACCTTATCCATGCCCTGAACGTAGTCGATGGCAATCTGCTCAGTGCGCTCGTCGGTCTGTTCAGCGACGATGATCTCGACGAGGTCCATAATGTGGGGTGGATTAAAAAAATGGAGTCCGACAACGCGCTCAGGATGCTCAAGGACGCTCGCCATCTCGGTCACGGACAGCGAAGATGTGTTCGAGGCCATGAGCGTGTCGGTATCAGTAGCCTCCTCCACATCTACAAAGACATCTTTCTTTAGATCCATATCCTCCGGGACGGCCTCGACGACGAGGTCAGCACCTTCGACAGCCGCCTCGAGATCCGTCGTCCCCTTAATGCTCTCGAGCGTCGCGTCCATCTCTTCTTCGGTGACCTTGTCCCGATTGACGCCACCCTGAAGATTGTCGCGGATTCCCTCGAGGCCATCTTCGACAAACTCGGCTTCAATGTCTCGCAGCACGACGTTGTGGCCCGCCATTGCGGACACCTGTGCAATCCCGTGACCCATACTGCCAGCTCCGAGCACTGCAATTTGCATGCGTAAACGAACTCAAGTCGCGATCAAAAGCGTTCCCCTTCCTTAGACCGAACACACGTGTTCAAAGCTGATGAACTACATGGAAGCGATGGTATTCGCCTTCGCTACCAGATATAGACGGAACTACTATATCCACAAGTGAGAGAGAGACTCACAATGAGCGATCAACAGCCAGTAATTGTTTCGGCAGTCAGAACTCCACAAGGCAAACACGGCGGCATCTTCGCTGAGACGGGAAGCGAGGAACTTTCAGTACCGCTAGTAAATGAGATGCTCGCGGAAACAGGGCTCACAGGCGACGACGTCGATGATATTCGCTGGGGTTGTGCAAAGCAAGTGAACGAACAGAGCAACAACATTGCCCGCATCATTGCGCTGCTCTCTGATTTGGGTGAACGGGTCCCGGGAACAACGATCGACCGACTCTGTGCGTCCTCTGCAGAGGCGATTATGAGTGCCAGCGACGCGATACGCGCAGGCCAGCGTGAGGTCATCATCGCCGGGGGCGTCGAGAACATGTCTCGAAACGAACGTCGAAACGGAATCGACTCCTACGCTGGCATCCGCGAACAATACGACACGGCCGGCCTCGCAATGGGACAGACCGCTGAAAAGGTTGCCCGCAAGTACGACATATCTCGCGAGCGTCAGGACGCATACGGTGCTCGAAGTCAACAGCGCGCGGTCGAAGCAGCGGAAGACGGTACGTTTGACAACGAGATGATCCCGATCGAGACCGAAGACGGCCTCGTTCAGGAAGACGAGGGCCTTCGTCCCGGCACCACAAAAGAAAAAATTTCGGACCTTCCACCAGTGTTTGCGGAGGACGGCACCGTCACTGCCGCCAACGCTTCCCAGATCTCTGACGGTGCTGCTGGTGTTGTGATCACGAGCAAAGAATTCGCCGAGGTCGAGGACCTCGAGATCATGGCTGAGATCAACGATCACAACGTCGCAGGTGTCGATCCAACGATTATGGGAATTGGACCAATCCCTGCCGTGAGAGGGATCTGGGAACGGAACGGCCGGAGCGCCGAGGAGTACGATTTGGTCGAACTCAACGAAGCGTTCGCCAGCCAGACACTGTACTGTCAGGACGAACTCGGTTTCGATGACGACGTGTTCAACGTCAACGGTGGCGCGATCGCCATCGGCCATCCGCTTGGTGCGTCAGGGGCCCGCCTGCCTGTGTCATTAATTCACGAACTCAGACGTCAGGGTGGTGGACTCGGACTCTCGACGATGTGTGTCGGTTACGGCCAAGGTGCAGCCGTCGAGTTTCGAGTGCCTGAACAGTAACCTAGTCTATAGGATCTGATCAGCGATAATGTTCTTCTGAATTTCGCTGGTGCCTTCATATATTTTCGTAATACGAGCGTCTCGGTAGTAGCGCTCGGCAGGGTAGTCCGTGACGTAGCCTGCACCACCATGGACCTGAACACCTTCGTCGGCGACTTCGACCGAAATTTCGGAGGCGAACAGCTTCGCCATACTCGAGTACTGCGCGGCGACATCCTGATTGTTCTTCTCGACCTGTGACGCTGCACGGTAGGTAAGCGAGCGGGCAGCCTCGACCTTGGTCGCCATCTCAGCAAGCTTGTGCTCGATAGCTTGGAACTCTTTGATTTTCTGGTCGAACTGCTCGCGCTCGTTGGCGTACTCGATAGCGGCATCAAGTGCACCCTGAGCAGCACCAACGGCCTGCGAAGCAACGCTGGTGCGGCCGGAGGCGAAGAATTCCATAAGCTGATAGAATCCGTGGTCGACTTCGCCGATAACGTTCTCTTTCGGAACGTGGACGTCGTCGATGATAACTTCAGCAAGGTCGGACGCACGGATACCGAGTTTGTTGTCAATCTTCTCGGTTGTGACGCCATCACGGTCCATCTCAACGAGGAAGGCAGTGATGCCCCTGTGGCCCGCATCAGGACTCGTCTTGGCCATCGCGACGCCGACGTCGGCGACGGTCCCATTGGTGATCCACATCTTGTTTCCGTTGAGGACGTAGCCGTCGGCATCCTCCTCGGCTACCGTCTCGATGCCAGCGACATTTGACCCGTGTGCAGGTTCGGATATCATGGAGCATGAGGCAGTCTCCCCGTTGGCGACTTTGGGGAGCCACTCTTCTTTCATCCACTCGTCACCGAACTCGATGATCATGTTCGTTCCAAAGCCGGCACTGCCGACGGCCGACCCGATTCCGGGATCCGCTCGCCAGAGTTCTTCGGTAACGATCGTACTCGAGATTTTGTCCATCCCGGCCCCACCGTACTCGAGAGGGATGGCCGGTGCGACGAAGTCATACTCGGCAGCTTTCTTCCGGATCTCTTCGGGATACTTGTGCTCTCGATCGTGCTCTTCTGCAACCGGAGACATCTCGTTTTCGCCGAATTCGCGCACGGCTTCGCGAATTGCTTGATGCTCCTCAGACAGCATGAATGCCATACGTAATGGTTGTGATCCGGTACCAAAATAGCTTCGGTGCGCTCAACAGTTGCAAACTATAGGTTTGAGTTCTGGTGTCGCTAAAAAGCTGCCCTCACAGCATCTTCATCTGGGGCTGATCTGATCCGAAAGAATGACTACTCCTCTTCATTACGGAGTTCGAACTTCTGGACTTTTCCAGTGGTCGTCCGCGGTAGTTCTTGGACGAACTCAACCTGACGAGGGTGCTTGTATTCTGCGAGGTTAGTTAGACAGTACTGCTTGATATCCTCGGGTGTTGCGTCAGCGTTAGGCGTGGGAACAATGAACGCCTTGACAGTCTCACCGCGGCGCTCGTCTGGAACTCCGACGACAGCCGCGTCGATAACGTCTTTATGTTCGAAGAGGAGTTCCTCTACTTCGTGTGGATAGACGTTGTACCCGCCGGTGATAATCATATGCTTTTCTCGATCGACAATATAAAAGAAGTTATTCTCATCCCAGTAACCAATGTCGCCGGTGTGGAACCAGCGTTTGCCATCGGATTCGGTAAACGCCTCCTCGTTAGCTTCAAGTAGACCGTAGTAGCCTTTCATAACGTTGGGACCACAGATGACGAGTTCGCCTGTGATATCCTGAAGATCAGCTTCCTCTTCGACGATTGGCCCTCTCTCGACGCGGGTGACTTCCTCGAAATTATCGTCGACAATCTTCGCGTCGACGCCCTCGAGCGGTTGACCGATACTCCCCTTTCGGCGAGCGTCATTCGTGTTCGCGTGCGTGACTGGACTCGTTTCGGTCAGCCCATAGCCCTCGTTGAGCTGGACGCCCCAAAGTTCCTCAAACCGTTCGAGGACCTCGAACGGAAGACTTGAACCGCCTGAGTTGGCAAAACGCAACGCCTCGAACTCATACTCGGCGGCGTCTGGGTGATTAATCATGTCATTGAACATGGCGGGGACGGCGAACATAATCGTAATTTCGTCATCCTGGAGTTGGTCCATCACGGTCGATGAGTCCCACTTGGGAACGGGATAATAGGTGCCGCCGCTGTACATGGCACCGTTCATCACGACGGACATGCCGTAGATGTGAAACAGCGGGAGTGTGCCGATGAGTCGGTCGGAGACCTGAAAGCCGCCCGGGGGGACGCTCGCGTTGGCCCGCGTCGTAAAGGCGAGGTTGTGGTGGGTCAACAGCACGCCCTTCGGCGTGCCGGTCGTCCCTGACGTGTAGGGCTGGACCGCGACGTCGTCGTTCGCGCGGTCGACGGTCTCTTTGGTCTCCTCGGCGAGGAAGTCGTCGAACGCCGTCGCGCCGTCGACGTCCGCGCCCACGCTGACGATCTGTTCGACATCCGTGTTGTCTTGGACCTCGAGGACGTTGGGAACGAGGTCGGCCAGAGAGACGACCGCTTTTGCCCCACTGTCACCCAGCATGTGTCTGATCTCACGAGCCTTGTACTGAGGATTCATGGGGACAATGATTCCGCCAGCACGCAGGGTTCCGTAGAAGGCTGTAACGAACTGCGGCAGGTTTGGCAAGTAGATTCCGACGCGGTCTCCCTCGCCGATTCCACAGCTTGCGAGTGCTTGAGCAAACTGTCCGGCTCGCTCCCAGAAGTCCTCATAGGTCTGTTCATTCCCATCGTAGGAGATTGCAGCTGAATACGGGTTCGCTTCCACAGTCTCAGCGACATCTGTCACGAGGTTCGTCATACCTTGTCTATGAGTCGTATGAGCGGCACAAAAGGATTGTTATACTGTATTTCAATTTGATATGTATATTCGATTCAATTTTTTCGGTTTCTAAACTCAAAATATAACTGACACCGGTACACGAGTAGCCAAAATGAAAATCAGGTTAGTCTGTTGTCGGTGACTCCATATTGGACTCGTCGATATCGTAGCCAACAATGACTCGCGCATGAACGAGCGCACCGATGATCGCAACCGACGCAGCGATCTGAACGCCAATATGAGCAACCGAGCCGAACATGGCACCAAACGCAGCAATGACGTAGATACCGCGGATTGGATACGACAGATCTCGAGCGCCGTCAAAGCCGATGGTTGCAACGATGAATCCCACTGTGCCTGCAAGGACAGCAGGAAACGCAACCAACGTCGCTTGTGACCAGTAGATGAGACTGTTGTTCGTGACGAACGCGAATGGAATCACGAACCCAGGTGCACCAAGTCGAAGCGCCTGTACACACGATCCCATGAAACTCGAGCCAGCGATTCGTGAGCCAATGGCGACTGAAATTGCGACCGGTGGCGTGATCGCTGACAGCATCGCAAAGTAGAACACGAACATGTGTGTCGTAACCTCTGGAACACCCATCTCGATAACACCGGGTGCAACCAGCACGACGACAAGAATGTACGCCGCTGGTGTCGGCATCCCAAGGCCGAACATGATACTCGCAATCATCGCCAGGAGTAACACAACAAGAAGTTGCCCGCCACCCATCCCAATAATGGTCGTGCTGACTCGTGTAGAGAGGCCGGTAAACGTTACCATCTCGATGATGACGCCCATCGCAGCCAGTACGCCCACAAGAGGTGCCATCTCGAGACCGCCGGTTCGAAGCCCCAAAAGAGCCTGTTTGCCGAGTTTCTCAATGGTTTCACCATCCAGTTCGGAGTCACGAGCACCAGTGTAAATTACCTTCAGCGAGCCGACAACGAAGATCGTGATGATCGTGTATAGCCCGGCAGTGAGCGGGGTATATCGGAGGTAGACTAGGGTAACGAGCAGAACACCGAGAGGGATTGCGAAGTGGATACCACCGAGTAGCATCCGGAAATCGAACGAACCTGTATTCGGCGAAGTCCATCCGTACTTCAGGACAGCAAAGTGAAGTCCGATACCGACGCTGAAGTAGAACAGCGCGGCTGGAATGATTCCTGCTTGAATGATATTGACATAGCTGACACCGAGGAGATCCGCCATGAGGAACGCAGCGACACCCATCACTGGTGGCAGCATCTGTCCCCCGGCGGAGGCAACGGCCTCAATCGAAGCTGCGAAGTCGTCGTCAACACCCTGGTCTTTCAACATGGGGATCGTGAAACTCCCCGTTGTCGCCGTGTTCGCTGCTGCACTTCCGGTGATCGACCCCATGATCATGCTCGCGATCACAGCGATCTGGACAACACCGGTCCGCAGCGCCTTACCGAGTTCACGACCGACCTCCAACACGAAGTCCATCAGTCCATAGGCCTTCGCGATGCCGGCGAATATGATGAAAATTGCGACCCACGTCGAGCCGATCCCCATCAGCGTCTGATGGTAGACACCAGTTAATTCGATCGCACCCTGTCTGGAGATTCGCGTCCAGTCGAACCCAGTATGACGGAACACACCTGGAAGGTTCGGACCAATATATGAGTGTGCATAGATGATCGATCCAACGGCAACGGATGCGATTATGTTCCCGAACGCGCGTCGGGTTGCATCGATCACCAGAACAATCAGTGCAACCCCGACATAGAGATCGATCTGAGTATGACCCAATAAATGGACGTCTTGCTCGAGTCGCGTAAAGTGATACTCAACGTATGCCGTCGCCGTGAGCGCAACCCCTGCAAAGAGGATCGCGATCAGTGGATCGATCCGCGCATAGGCAGATTTTATGCGGCTGAGTTTCGTTATCGACCCAGTATCAACCACGGATGACCGAGGTTCCCCGTCCAGTTCCGGCGTGTCGGTATCAGAGTCATCGTAATGGTTTCGAGCGACATCGAGATAGTACAGGGCGAGTCCAAGTCCCAAGAAGATGTTTGAGTATCGGAGTCTAACGAACATCAGGGAGTAGGCATAGTAGATCGTATACAGCGTGAATACGATGGCAAGAGCTGAAACGGCACCATTGAGCACCGACAGCGGTGTAAAACGTCTACTGCTGAGAGACGATCCTTCCGTAGTGGACGAGTTTGCAGACATTAGCTGAAATTAGGGTTCGTCGTGGCGCTCGAAGTCGTCGTGCCAGAGGCCCTTCTCCTCGTAGAAGTCGGCAGCTGCGGCGTGGAACGGAACTTCGTCGTACATGTTCTCGACCCAGAAATCCTCTTCCTCCATCCGTGCGAGGACTGCGCTGTAGTCTTCCAGTTCCGCGCGATTCTCATGCATCGTTTCGAGGAAGTTATAGACAGTGTCATAATCGAGGTCAGCCCGACTGACGAAGTTGTACGCGAACGTCGGACAGTGAACCTCGTCTGGCGTATATGCTGCGTCCTCGAGTTCATCCCCGTCGAACGACTGAATCAGCAGTCGGTCGTCGTCTTCCCACTCATTGAGGACGTTGTCGGCACCGAGCACCCGAAAGTCGATGGTACCCATCATCTCCTGAGTCCAGCCAGGGACGATACCGAAGTTCATGTACGTTCCAACGCCAACATCGAGCCGTCCTTCGTTCATTGCACTCGCCTGTTCACCGTACCCGATACTGATCCGCTCATAGTCATCAGTTGCATACCCAATCGCCCGCTCGAGTGCCGGTGCCGTTCCCGAGCCTTCTGGCGTCGGTGAGACAGTGGTATCGCCATCGATGTCTGAAATAGTGCTCATCTCCTCATTGGCAGTACAAAAGAACCATGGCAGATCATAGAAATGGAAGATCTGAGCCATCTCAAAGTCGAGATTGCCGAAGGCACCTTCCCCGGAAACGACATCTTGGACTGACCAGTTCTGGATGTATACCATTTCGGCTTCCTCGTTGTTGAGAGCGCCGATGTTTGCCTCTGTTCCAGAACTCGTCTGAGCTTCGACGAACAGATTATCCGAGTAATCGTTGATGACCGCGGCGATGCCTTCGTTTGCGGCGTAGGCGGCCGTCGTCGATTCTGACGTCCGCATCCGCACCGTTCCTTCATCAGCGCTATCATCATTACCGAGACAACCAGCGAGTGCCGTAGTCGC
Above is a genomic segment from Natronorubrum aibiense containing:
- a CDS encoding thiolase family protein — its product is MSDQQPVIVSAVRTPQGKHGGIFAETGSEELSVPLVNEMLAETGLTGDDVDDIRWGCAKQVNEQSNNIARIIALLSDLGERVPGTTIDRLCASSAEAIMSASDAIRAGQREVIIAGGVENMSRNERRNGIDSYAGIREQYDTAGLAMGQTAEKVARKYDISRERQDAYGARSQQRAVEAAEDGTFDNEMIPIETEDGLVQEDEGLRPGTTKEKISDLPPVFAEDGTVTAANASQISDGAAGVVITSKEFAEVEDLEIMAEINDHNVAGVDPTIMGIGPIPAVRGIWERNGRSAEEYDLVELNEAFASQTLYCQDELGFDDDVFNVNGGAIAIGHPLGASGARLPVSLIHELRRQGGGLGLSTMCVGYGQGAAVEFRVPEQ
- a CDS encoding TRAP transporter permease, with the protein product MSANSSTTEGSSLSSRRFTPLSVLNGAVSALAIVFTLYTIYYAYSLMFVRLRYSNIFLGLGLALYYLDVARNHYDDSDTDTPELDGEPRSSVVDTGSITKLSRIKSAYARIDPLIAILFAGVALTATAYVEYHFTRLEQDVHLLGHTQIDLYVGVALIVLVIDATRRAFGNIIASVAVGSIIYAHSYIGPNLPGVFRHTGFDWTRISRQGAIELTGVYHQTLMGIGSTWVAIFIIFAGIAKAYGLMDFVLEVGRELGKALRTGVVQIAVIASMIMGSITGSAAANTATTGSFTIPMLKDQGVDDDFAASIEAVASAGGQMLPPVMGVAAFLMADLLGVSYVNIIQAGIIPAALFYFSVGIGLHFAVLKYGWTSPNTGSFDFRMLLGGIHFAIPLGVLLVTLVYLRYTPLTAGLYTIITIFVVGSLKVIYTGARDSELDGETIEKLGKQALLGLRTGGLEMAPLVGVLAAMGVIIEMVTFTGLSTRVSTTIIGMGGGQLLVVLLLAMIASIMFGLGMPTPAAYILVVVLVAPGVIEMGVPEVTTHMFVFYFAMLSAITPPVAISVAIGSRIAGSSFMGSCVQALRLGAPGFVIPFAFVTNNSLIYWSQATLVAFPAVLAGTVGFIVATIGFDGARDLSYPIRGIYVIAAFGAMFGSVAHIGVQIAASVAIIGALVHARVIVGYDIDESNMESPTTD
- a CDS encoding acyl-CoA dehydrogenase family protein, with protein sequence MAFMLSEEHQAIREAVREFGENEMSPVAEEHDREHKYPEEIRKKAAEYDFVAPAIPLEYGGAGMDKISSTIVTEELWRADPGIGSAVGSAGFGTNMIIEFGDEWMKEEWLPKVANGETASCSMISEPAHGSNVAGIETVAEEDADGYVLNGNKMWITNGTVADVGVAMAKTSPDAGHRGITAFLVEMDRDGVTTEKIDNKLGIRASDLAEVIIDDVHVPKENVIGEVDHGFYQLMEFFASGRTSVASQAVGAAQGALDAAIEYANEREQFDQKIKEFQAIEHKLAEMATKVEAARSLTYRAASQVEKNNQDVAAQYSSMAKLFASEISVEVADEGVQVHGGAGYVTDYPAERYYRDARITKIYEGTSEIQKNIIADQIL
- a CDS encoding 3-hydroxyacyl-CoA dehydrogenase family protein; the encoded protein is MQIAVLGAGSMGHGIAQVSAMAGHNVVLRDIEAEFVEDGLEGIRDNLQGGVNRDKVTEEEMDATLESIKGTTDLEAAVEGADLVVEAVPEDMDLKKDVFVDVEEATDTDTLMASNTSSLSVTEMASVLEHPERVVGLHFFNPPHIMDLVEIIVAEQTDERTEQIAIDYVQGMDKVDVVVRDTAGFATSRLGLVTGLEAIRMVEEGVASPADIDEAMKLGYGYPMGPIELGDHVGLDVRLHIAEHLRRELGERFKPPQSLRRKVRAGNLGKKTGEGYYIWEDGKRVGTSGNWGGPDE
- a CDS encoding TAXI family TRAP transporter solute-binding subunit — its product is MVNQRNFTRRGKSRRAFLTATGIGATTALAGCLGNDDSADEGTVRMRTSESTTAAYAANEGIAAVINDYSDNLFVEAQTSSGTEANIGALNNEEAEMVYIQNWSVQDVVSGEGAFGNLDFEMAQIFHFYDLPWFFCTANEEMSTISDIDGDTTVSPTPEGSGTAPALERAIGYATDDYERISIGYGEQASAMNEGRLDVGVGTYMNFGIVPGWTQEMMGTIDFRVLGADNVLNEWEDDDRLLIQSFDGDELEDAAYTPDEVHCPTFAYNFVSRADLDYDTVYNFLETMHENRAELEDYSAVLARMEEEDFWVENMYDEVPFHAAAADFYEEKGLWHDDFERHDEP
- a CDS encoding long-chain-fatty-acid--CoA ligase, whose amino-acid sequence is MTNLVTDVAETVEANPYSAAISYDGNEQTYEDFWERAGQFAQALASCGIGEGDRVGIYLPNLPQFVTAFYGTLRAGGIIVPMNPQYKAREIRHMLGDSGAKAVVSLADLVPNVLEVQDNTDVEQIVSVGADVDGATAFDDFLAEETKETVDRANDDVAVQPYTSGTTGTPKGVLLTHHNLAFTTRANASVPPGGFQVSDRLIGTLPLFHIYGMSVVMNGAMYSGGTYYPVPKWDSSTVMDQLQDDEITIMFAVPAMFNDMINHPDAAEYEFEALRFANSGGSSLPFEVLERFEELWGVQLNEGYGLTETSPVTHANTNDARRKGSIGQPLEGVDAKIVDDNFEEVTRVERGPIVEEEADLQDITGELVICGPNVMKGYYGLLEANEEAFTESDGKRWFHTGDIGYWDENNFFYIVDREKHMIITGGYNVYPHEVEELLFEHKDVIDAAVVGVPDERRGETVKAFIVPTPNADATPEDIKQYCLTNLAEYKHPRQVEFVQELPRTTTGKVQKFELRNEEE